In Lemur catta isolate mLemCat1 chromosome 1, mLemCat1.pri, whole genome shotgun sequence, one DNA window encodes the following:
- the SERPINA4 gene encoding kallistatin isoform X1 codes for MELSVLKPGLRVQRMHLADRLLLLLAALLALSHGQLHPQHNGEGHTNSSHQQVPGTGEDSPSLRIAPANTKFALRFYHLIASESPKKNIFFSPLSISAALAMLSLGARSHSQTQMLEGLGFNLTELSESDVHRGFQHLLHNLNLPSGELAMHVGSALFLNHDLPFLPKFLNETMAFYESRLFHTDFSDTVGTTQRINNHVKKETQGKIVDLVGKLSTDTLMVLVNYVYLKALWEKPFIASRTTRRDFYVDESTTVQVPMMLQDKEHHWYLHDRYLPCSVLRMDYRGDAAALFILPNQGKMKEVEEVLTPEMLMRWNNLLQKRNFYRKLELHFPKFSISGSYTLHQILPKLGFSDLFSPWANFSGITDQLNLQAPKSFHKATLDVNEAGTQAAAGTSSSSRFLSVPNNHRVLWFNRPFLVVIFSTSTQSILFLGKVVDPTEP; via the exons ATggaactttcagtgctaaaaccag GCCTGAGAGTGCAGAGGATGCACCTTGCCGAccgcctgctcctcctcctggctGCACTGCTGGCCCTTTCTCACGGCCAGCTACACCCTCAGCATAATGGCGAGGGTCACACCAACAGCTCCCATCAGCAGGTTCCAGGGACAGGTGAGGACTCTCCCAGCCTCAGGATCGCCCCCGCTAATACCAAGTTTGCCCTCCGCTTCTACCACCTGATCGCTTCTGAAAGCCCCAAGAAGAACATCTTCTTCTCCCCGCTGAGCATCTCGGCCGCCTTGGCCATGCTCTCCCTGGGGGCCCGCTCGCACAGCCAGACCCAGATGCTCGAGGGCCTGGGCTTCAACCTCACCGAGCTGTCCGAGTCTGACGTCCACAGGGGCTTCCAGCACCTCCTGCACAATCTCAACCTGCCCAGCGGTGAGCTGGCAATGCACGTGGGCAGTGCCCTGTTCCTGAACCACGACCTGCCGTTCCTTCCGAAATTCCTTAATGAGACCATGGCCTTCTATGAGTCCAGACTCTTCCACACCGACTTCTCTGACACTGTGGGTACAACCCAGCGTATCAACAACCATGTCAAGAAGGAAACTCAAGGGAAGATTGTGGATTTGGTCGGCAAGCTCAGCACGGACACCTTGATGGTGCTGGTGAATTACGTTTACCTCAAAG CTCTGTGGGAGAAACCATTCATTGCCTCGAGGACCACCCGCAGAGACTTCTACGTGGATGAGTCCACCACGGTCCAGGTGCCCATGATGCTGCAGGATAAAGAGCATCACTGGTACCTGCACGACCGGTACCTGCCCTGCTCGGTGCTGCGCATGGATTACAGAGGAGACGCAGCAGCACTGTTCATTCTCCCCAACCAAGGCAAAATGAAGGAGGTGGAAGAGGTTTTGACTCCAGAGATGCTAATGAGGTGGAACAACTTGCTCCAGAAGAG GAATTTTTACAGGAAACTGGAGTTGCATTTCCCCAAGTTCTCCATTTCTGGCTCCTATACATTACATCAGATTTTGCCCAAGCTGGGCTTCAGCGATCTGTTCTCCCCTTGGGCTAACTTCTCCGGCATCACCGACCAGTTGAACCTGCAGGCACCCAAA AGCTTCCACAAGGCCACCCTGGACGTGAACGAGGCCGGCACCCAGGCTGCAGCGGGGACCAGCTCCTCCTCCAGGTTCTTATCCGTCCCCAACAATCACCGAGTCCTGTGGTTCAACCGGCCCTTCCTCGTGGTGATCTTCTCCACCAGCACCCAGAGCATCCTCTTTCTGGGCAAGGTCGTCGACCCCACAGAACCATAG
- the SERPINA4 gene encoding kallistatin isoform X2 produces MHLADRLLLLLAALLALSHGQLHPQHNGEGHTNSSHQQVPGTGEDSPSLRIAPANTKFALRFYHLIASESPKKNIFFSPLSISAALAMLSLGARSHSQTQMLEGLGFNLTELSESDVHRGFQHLLHNLNLPSGELAMHVGSALFLNHDLPFLPKFLNETMAFYESRLFHTDFSDTVGTTQRINNHVKKETQGKIVDLVGKLSTDTLMVLVNYVYLKALWEKPFIASRTTRRDFYVDESTTVQVPMMLQDKEHHWYLHDRYLPCSVLRMDYRGDAAALFILPNQGKMKEVEEVLTPEMLMRWNNLLQKRNFYRKLELHFPKFSISGSYTLHQILPKLGFSDLFSPWANFSGITDQLNLQAPKSFHKATLDVNEAGTQAAAGTSSSSRFLSVPNNHRVLWFNRPFLVVIFSTSTQSILFLGKVVDPTEP; encoded by the exons ATGCACCTTGCCGAccgcctgctcctcctcctggctGCACTGCTGGCCCTTTCTCACGGCCAGCTACACCCTCAGCATAATGGCGAGGGTCACACCAACAGCTCCCATCAGCAGGTTCCAGGGACAGGTGAGGACTCTCCCAGCCTCAGGATCGCCCCCGCTAATACCAAGTTTGCCCTCCGCTTCTACCACCTGATCGCTTCTGAAAGCCCCAAGAAGAACATCTTCTTCTCCCCGCTGAGCATCTCGGCCGCCTTGGCCATGCTCTCCCTGGGGGCCCGCTCGCACAGCCAGACCCAGATGCTCGAGGGCCTGGGCTTCAACCTCACCGAGCTGTCCGAGTCTGACGTCCACAGGGGCTTCCAGCACCTCCTGCACAATCTCAACCTGCCCAGCGGTGAGCTGGCAATGCACGTGGGCAGTGCCCTGTTCCTGAACCACGACCTGCCGTTCCTTCCGAAATTCCTTAATGAGACCATGGCCTTCTATGAGTCCAGACTCTTCCACACCGACTTCTCTGACACTGTGGGTACAACCCAGCGTATCAACAACCATGTCAAGAAGGAAACTCAAGGGAAGATTGTGGATTTGGTCGGCAAGCTCAGCACGGACACCTTGATGGTGCTGGTGAATTACGTTTACCTCAAAG CTCTGTGGGAGAAACCATTCATTGCCTCGAGGACCACCCGCAGAGACTTCTACGTGGATGAGTCCACCACGGTCCAGGTGCCCATGATGCTGCAGGATAAAGAGCATCACTGGTACCTGCACGACCGGTACCTGCCCTGCTCGGTGCTGCGCATGGATTACAGAGGAGACGCAGCAGCACTGTTCATTCTCCCCAACCAAGGCAAAATGAAGGAGGTGGAAGAGGTTTTGACTCCAGAGATGCTAATGAGGTGGAACAACTTGCTCCAGAAGAG GAATTTTTACAGGAAACTGGAGTTGCATTTCCCCAAGTTCTCCATTTCTGGCTCCTATACATTACATCAGATTTTGCCCAAGCTGGGCTTCAGCGATCTGTTCTCCCCTTGGGCTAACTTCTCCGGCATCACCGACCAGTTGAACCTGCAGGCACCCAAA AGCTTCCACAAGGCCACCCTGGACGTGAACGAGGCCGGCACCCAGGCTGCAGCGGGGACCAGCTCCTCCTCCAGGTTCTTATCCGTCCCCAACAATCACCGAGTCCTGTGGTTCAACCGGCCCTTCCTCGTGGTGATCTTCTCCACCAGCACCCAGAGCATCCTCTTTCTGGGCAAGGTCGTCGACCCCACAGAACCATAG